A single window of Desulfovibrio desulfuricans DNA harbors:
- a CDS encoding class I SAM-dependent methyltransferase → MSDSLCTPLSPEETSPSLSQAHAAELETLLERIRTDFDVEFEPLHVDENPLEVLSIQNMSAHLDKLLQRKAIHDPLKDLPLWAKLWPGSFVLGRLLRKYEPQGKSLLELGAGCGALSLVAARYGFARVVLSDVVEQALRFARANVLRNGLGDQIEVTHVDVTAPGRDPRFASGFDIIAASEILYLDELHRPLVKFVDRHLAPGGKAFFCTDVARAKPHFGKIAAKTFKITEGRIGVKSHDENGEEQRRLYSILILERP, encoded by the coding sequence ATGTCTGACTCCCTGTGCACGCCGTTGTCACCCGAGGAAACATCGCCCAGTCTTTCCCAGGCCCATGCCGCCGAACTTGAGACCCTGCTGGAACGCATCCGCACCGATTTTGATGTGGAATTCGAACCGCTGCATGTGGACGAAAATCCCCTTGAGGTGCTCTCCATACAGAATATGAGCGCCCATCTGGACAAGCTGCTGCAACGCAAGGCCATCCATGATCCGCTCAAGGATCTGCCCCTGTGGGCAAAGCTTTGGCCCGGTTCTTTTGTGCTGGGCCGCCTGCTGCGCAAGTACGAACCGCAGGGCAAAAGCCTGCTGGAGCTAGGCGCTGGCTGCGGCGCGCTGAGCCTTGTAGCCGCCCGCTACGGCTTTGCGCGCGTGGTGCTGAGCGATGTGGTGGAGCAGGCCCTGCGCTTTGCCAGGGCCAACGTGCTGCGCAACGGCCTGGGCGACCAGATTGAAGTCACCCATGTGGACGTGACCGCGCCAGGGCGCGACCCGCGCTTTGCCAGCGGTTTTGACATTATCGCCGCCTCGGAAATTCTCTATCTGGACGAGCTGCACAGGCCGCTGGTCAAATTTGTGGATCGCCACCTCGCACCCGGCGGCAAGGCCTTTTTCTGCACCGATGTAGCCCGCGCCAAACCCCATTTTGGCAAAATCGCGGCCAAGACCTTCAAGATAACCGAAGGCCGCATCGGCGTTAAATCCCACGATGAAAACGGCGAAGAACAGCGCCGTCTGTACAGCATTCTGATTCTGGAGCGGCCATGA